A single Dasypus novemcinctus isolate mDasNov1 chromosome 4, mDasNov1.1.hap2, whole genome shotgun sequence DNA region contains:
- the LOC101420084 gene encoding dynactin subunit 6-like yields MVEKTQKSVKIAPGAVVCVESEIRGDVTIGPRTVIHPKARIIAEAGPIVISEGNLIEEQALIINAHPDSITPDGGDAEPKPMIIGTNNVFEVGCYSKAMKMGDNNVTESKAYVGRNVILTSGCITGACCSLNTFEVIPEKTVIYGADCLRRVQTERPQPQTLQLDFLRKILPNYHHLKKTVKGSSTPVKN; encoded by the coding sequence ATGGTGGAGAAGACTCAGAAGAGTGTGAAGATTGCTCCTGGAGCAGTTGTGTGTGTAGAAAGTGAAATCAGGGGAGATGTAACTATAGGACCTAGGACAGTGATCCACCCTAAAGCACGGATTATTGCAGAAGCCGGGCCAATAGTGATCAGTGAGGGTAACCTGATAGAAGAACAGGCCCTTATCATCAACGCTCACCCTGACAGTATCACCCCTGATGGTGGAGATGCAGAACCCAAACCTATGATCATTGGTACCAATAACGTGTTTGAAGTTGGCTGTTATTCCAAAGCCATGAAAATGGGAGATAATAATGTTACTGAATCAAAAGCATATGTGGGCAGAAATGTAATACTGACAAGTGGCTGCATCACTGGGGCTTGCTGCAGCCTGAATACTTTTGAAGTCATCCCTGAGAAAACAGTGATCTACGGTGCAGACTGCCTTCGTCGTGTGCAGACTGAGCGGCCACAGCCCCAGACACTACAGCTGGATTTCCTGAGGAAAATCTTGCCAAACTACCAccacctaaagaagacagtgaaagGGAGCTCAACTCCAGTTAAGAACTGA
- the MSL2 gene encoding E3 ubiquitin-protein ligase MSL2 yields the protein MNPVNATALYISASRLVLNYDPGDPKAFTEINRLLPYFRQSLSCCVCGHLLQDPIAPTNSTCQHYVCKTCKGKKMMMKPSCSWCKDYEQFEENKQLSILVNCYKKLCEYITQTTLAQDIIEAVDCSSDILALLNDGSLFCEETEKPSDSSFTLCLTHSPLPSTSEATSDPQASLSPISESTLSIAIGSSVINGLPTYNGLSIDRFGINIPSPEHSNSIDVCNTVDIKTEDLSDSLPPVCDTVATDLCSTGIDICSFSEDIKPGDSLLLSVEEVLRSLETVSNTEVCCPNLQPNLEATVSNGPFLQLSSQSLSHNVFMSTSPALHGLSCTAATPKVAKLNRKRSRSESDSEKVQPLPISTIIRGPTLGASAPVTVKRESKISLQPIATVPNGGTAPKISKTVLLSTKSMKKTHEHGSKKSHSKTKPGILKKDKAVKEKIPSHHFMPGSPTKTVYKKPQEKKGCKCGRATQNPSVLTCRGQRCPCYSNRKACLDCICRGCQNSYMANGEKKLEAFAVPEKALEQTRLTLGINVTSIAVRNASTSTSVINVTGSPVTTFLAASTHDDKSLDEAIDMRFDC from the coding sequence GACATTTGCTACAAGATCCTATTGCACCTACCAACTCTACCTGCCAACACTATGTCTGCAAAACTTGTAAAGGcaagaaaatgatgatgaaaCCTTCATGTAGCTGGTGCAAAGACTATGAGCAGTTTGAGGAAAACAAACAGTTAAGCATCCTAGTGAACTGCTACAAAAAACTATGCGAATATATAACACAGACTACATTGGCACAGGATATAATAGAAGCAGTTGACTGTTCTTCTGATATTTTGGCTTTGCTTAATGATGGATCATTGTTTTGTGAGGAGACAGAAAAGCCCTCAGATTCATCCTTTACTTTGTGTTTGACACATTCCCCTTTACCTTCAACCTCAGAAGCTACAAGTGACCCTCAAGCTAGTTTATCTCCAATATCTGAAAGCACCCTCAGCATTGCTATTGGCAGTTCTGTTATCAATGGTTTGCCTACTTATAATGGGCTTTCAATAGATAGATTTGGTATAAATATCCCTTCACCGGAACATTCAAATTCGATTGATGTATGTAACACTGTTGACATTAAAACTGAAGATCTGTCTGACAGCCTGCCACCTGTTTGTGACACGGTAGCTACTGACTTATGCTCCACAGGCATTGATATCTGCAGTTTCAGTGAAGATATAAAACCTGGCGACTCACTATTACTGAGTGTTGAGGAAGTACTCCGCAGCTTGGAAACTGTTTCAAATACAGAGGTTTGTTGTCCTAATTTGCAACCTAACTTGGAAGCCACTGTATCCAATGGACCTTTCCTGCAGCTATCTTCccagtctcttagccataatgTTTTCATGTCCACCAGTCCTGCACTTCATGGGTTATCATGTACAGCAGCAACTCCGAAGGTAGCAAAATTGAACAGAAAACGATCTAGATCAGAAAGCGACAGTGAGAAAGTTCAGCCACTTCCAATTTCTACCATTATCCGAGGCCCGACATTGGGAGCATCTGCTCCTGTGACAGTGAAACGGGAGAGCAAAATTTCTCTTCAACCTATAGCAACTGTTCCCAATGGAGGCACTGCACCCAAAATCAGTAAAACTGTACTTTTATCAACTAAAAGCATGAAGAAGACTCATGAACATGGATCCAAGAAATCTCACTCTAAAACCAAGCCAGGTATtctaaaaaaagacaaagcagTAAAGGAAAAGATTCCTAGTCATCATTTTATGCCAGGAAGTCCTACCAAGACGGTGTACAAAAAACCCCAGGAAAAGAAAGGGTGTAAATGTGGGCGTGCTACTCAAAATCCAAGTGTTCTTACATGCCGCGGCCAACGCTGCCCTTGCTACTCTAACCGCAAAGCCTGCCTAGATTGTATATGTCGTGGCTGCCAAAACTCCTATATGGCCAATGGGGAGAAGAAGCTGGAGGCATTTGCTGTGCCAGAAAAGGCCTTGGAGCAGACCAGGCTCACTTTGGGCATTAATGTGACTAGCATTGCTGTACGCAATGCTAGTACAAGCACCAGTGTAATTAATGTCACAGGGTCCCCAGTAACGACGTTTTTAGCTGCCAGTACACATGATGATAAAAGTTTGGATGAAGCTATAGACATGAGATTCGACTGTTAA